The Pseudodesulfovibrio cashew genomic sequence GGACCTGGAACGGTTCAACGCCCTGACCCTCAACGAGCGTTCCTGGCCAGTGCTCAAGGGCGAGCGACCGGTCCGCTTCCGCACCGACCCTGCCGCGCCCAAGCGGCTGAAGAAAAAGGCGCGCCTGCGGTTGAATGCGGACGATGTCCTGAACACTCAAGAGGCCGAGGCCCTGTTCGAGGCCCTGCGCGGGGTGCGCCTGTCCGTGGCCGAGGAGCAGTCCGTGCCGCCCTATGCCATCTTCCCGGACAAAACCCTGCTGGAGCTGGTCCGCTACCGGCCTTGCGATACGGCCTCCATGGGTTGCATTTCCGGTGTGGGCGCGGTCAAGCTGGAACACTACGGGCAGGTCTTTCTGGAGGCCCTCCAGGCGCACGAGGCCGAGCATGGGCGCCCCGAGAGTGTGCCCGAAATTCCCCTGGAGCGCCGGGAGCAGCGGGAAAAGCAGCAGAGCAAACAACGCGAATTTTCGCCAACGGCGCAGGAGTCCCTGGAGCTTTTCCTCAATCTGCGGGACATCGACGCCGTGGCCGTGCGGCGCGCTCTCAAGCCCGCATCCATCTGGCGGCATCTGACACAGGCAGTCCAGTGGGGCAAGATCGATTACCGCGACGTGCTCGGCCTGCCCGAGAAGGAGTTGCTGGCAATCCGCGACACCCTGGCCGACTTCCGCAACAAAGGTATTACGGCTTTGGGGCCGGTTTTCGAGAGTCTGGAGGGGCGGCATTCCTACGAGGTGATCCGTATGGTGCGGGCAGGAAGGGACTGACGGGAGAAAAAATGAGCATCAAATACGTTCACACCAACCTGATCGCCCGCGACTGGAAGCGGCTGGCCGAGTTTTATGAGCAGGTCTTCGGGTGCAAGCCCCTGTCCGCCAGGGATTTATCCGGTAGGTGGCTGGACGGGGTTACCGGCCTGGACGATGCGCATATCACGGGCATGCACATGAGCCTGCCCGGCTTCGGCGAGGGCGGCCCGACTCTGGAACTTTTCCAATACGACGCCATGCCGGATCATCCGGACGTCCGTCCGAACACGCCGGGCTTTTCCCACATCGCCTTTCTGGTGGATGACGTGGCCGCCGTTGCCGAGGCGGTCATCGCCAACGGCGGCAGGGCCGTGGGGGAACTGACTTCCCAGGAGGTCCCGGGAGTGGGTGTCCTGACGGTGCAGTATCTCTACGATCCCGAGGGGAACATCGTCGAAGTCCAGAACTGGGACGCCTGATTTGACGGTATCTCCCACTGGGGGCATCCGGCGAGTTTTCGCGAAATTGGGCTTGCCTGCGCCGATGGCTGCGCATAACCCGCCGCCATCACGCTAACCCTCGCTCCTTTTATGGGCCTCACGTCGAAAAACCGTTTTCTGCGTTTCCTTCGGCGACAGGTGTTGAATAAGCCTTTTTTGTTCTTCGCCAAACCGTCACTTGCGCCGGTTCGCAACTGCGCGTAAGGGGAGAGATATGCAAGTACGTTCTCCCAAGCCCCTTCCTCCGGCGAGGCGGGTGGCGCTTGAAGCACTTTACCGTTGCCTGTTTTCCAAACAGGACATTCAGGCCGCCCTGGACACGGCCCTCTCCCATGACGCGGTCGATCCGCGCGACGCGGGGTTGGCCACGGAGTTGTCCTACGGCTACCTCCGGCTCAAGGGCCGCCTCAACTACGTCCTCTCCCGGTTTCTCAAGGACCCCGGCAAGCTGCCTCCCAAGATGCACCTTGCCATGGGCGTGGCCGCTTACGAGATCCTCTTTCTCGACAAGGTGCCGACCTACGCCTCGGTGGACTGGGCCGTGGAGTTTTCCAAATCCAAGCCCGGCTCCCGGTTCTCGGGTCTGTTCAACGCCGTGCTGCGGCGTGTGGGCGAGCTGGGCGACACCGCCCATGATCCCGACTACTATCGCAAGGACGCCTCCCTGCCCGAGTTTCTGACCCGTTGGTATTCCTGCCCGCAGTGGCTCTCCGACCTCTGGTGGCGGGCCTACGGGGAAGAGCAGGCCACGCGCTACCTGGAGGCTCAGCTCAAGCCGCCTGCCGTGGGCATCAATCTGTACGGGCATCCCTACGCGGACGAGATTTTTTCCGAACTGGCCTCGGCTCCGGAGGTCATCGACATCGAAGGGTTTTCGTTTGCCCTTCCGCCAGGCATGCAGATCGACGGCGTGCCCGGCCCGCCCCTGGCCCGGCAGTCGTTCGCCGCGCGCCAGGCACTGGAGGCGCTACGGCCCGACACCTGGGGCGACCCGGTCTGGGACGCCTGCGCCGGACGCGGCGGCAAGACGCGAATTCTCCGGGAAAAGGGGCGCAAGGTCTTTGCCTCGGACCCGCACTCCGGGCGGTTGTCAGCCCTGCATCGCGAGTTGCCGGACGTGGAGACCTTCGAGGCCAACGCGGCCACGGCGGTCCCGCCTCACAAGCCCGCGACCATACTCCTCGATCTTCCCTGCTCCGGCCTGGGCGTGCTCTCCCGGCGGCCCGACACCAAGTGGAAGCGCAAGACACGGGATCTGGACGATCTGGTGAAGCTCCAGACCGAGATTCTGGACAACGCGGCCCAGCGGGTGAAGCGCGGCGGACTGATCGCAGTGGTCACCTGCACGCTTAACCCTGATGAAAACGAGGGACTTATCCGCGACTTTCTGGAAGCCCAGCCCGGCGCGGTGTTGGAGACCGAGTGGTCCACTCCGTCCGATTCCCCTCTGAACGAGTTCTTTTACGGAGCGTTGCTGCGTATCCGCTAACAGGCTTTCCGACGGCTCTTTCATGAAAACAAACGCCCGCGCCATTATGGCGCGGGCGTTTGTTTTATTGCTTCTAGTGCGGTCCGGCGACTATTCGTCGTACTCGTATTCGATGTCGATGTGCACGCTCTTGCCGAAGGATTCCTCCAGTTCGGCCAGGATCTTGCGCTTGTTGTTGAGCAGGTAGATGGCCAGTTCCTCCTCGCAGGTGTAGTCCACCACGTCCACGGTGGGCTTGCGGATGTCCCGGTGGATCTCCTTGAGGGCCTGGAGGGCCTGCCATTCCATGTTACGGCGGATGCCGGTGCCCTTGCAGCAGGGGCAGGGCTCGGTGGAGATGGCGATTGCCGATGACCCCAGGCGCTGGCGGACCAGCTCCATGAGTCCGAAGGAGGAGATGCGGCTCACGTCAGTGCGGGCGCGGTCGTTTTTCATCTCGGCGCGCATGACTTTCTCTACCTCGCGGCAGTCCTTGGCGCTCTTCATCTCGATGAAGTCGATGACCACCTGGCCTCCGATGTCGCGCAGCCTGAGCTGGCGTGCGATCTCTCGCGCGGCCTCCACGTTGGTCTTGAGCGCCATCTTCTGGAAATTCCGTTCGCCGCCGATTTTGCCGGAGTTGATGTCCACGGCGGTCAGGGCCTCGGTGGCGTCGAACACGAGCCGCCCGCCCGAAGGCATGGACGCCTCGCGGGAGTATATTTCCTGCACCTGTTTGACCAGGTTGAACCGCTCCAGCAGCGAGAGGTCGGTGTCCTCGTGGAGCTTGGCCAGGTTGTTCTTGCGCGGGAAGGCGAGCTTGACGAACTGCTGGACCTGCTCGAAGGTCTCGGCGTCGTCCACCCAGATTTCGGTCACGTCGCTGGTCAGGTAGTCGCGCACGGCGCGGGCGGCCAGGCCCAGCTCCTGATAGACCATGGCCGGAGCCTTTTCCTTTTGGGCGTTGGCCCGGATGTCGGTCCAGAGGCGGTTGAGATACTTGAAGTCGCGCTCCAGGGCGGCCTTTGACTGGCCCACGGCGGCGGTGCGGGCGATGAGCCCCACGCCCTCGGTGGTCTCAAAGGATTCGAGGACCTTTTTCAGGCGGACCCGTTCCTTTTCATTTTCAATCTTGCGGGAGACGCCCATCTGCGAGCGGCCCACGGTGTAGACGAAGGAGCGGCCGGGCAGGGAGAGATAGGAGGTCATGAAGGCGCCCTTCTTCCCGGTGGGTTCCTTGACCACCTGAACCAGGATCTCCTGGCCGGGCTTGAGCACCTTCTGCATCAGCGGGAAGCGCTGCCCCTTCTTGGTGGCCGGGCTGCCTATGTAGTATTCCGGGTGGACCTCGTCGATCTGGAGAAATCCGTTGCGTTCGGCGCCGTAATTGATGAACGCGGCCTGGAGGCCGTTGTCGATGTTGTGGATGTAGCCTTTGTAGATGTTACCCTTGGTCTTTGCCTGGTGGACCATTTCAACGTAATACTCGTTGACCTTGCCCTCTTCGGCGATGACTACTTCAACCTGTTCTCCCGGCAGCACGGAGATGAACATCTTCTGCCGTTTCTTCTTTGCGGTCATGAATAACCTCGTGATAAAAAAGTTGTTTCATGGAGCGCTATTCCTCCAGGACGTGGCCTGTGCCGTGGTAGAAGGTCTCACCCCGGTCTTCCCGGGAGACGACGTCGCCCCCGCATACGAGAGCTTCCACAGCCCGGCGGATCAGTTTCTGATCCGCGTTCAGGGCCTTTGCCATTTGGGGAACTGTCTGCGGTCTGCGGAGCAGGGAGGCCTTGACCAGGGCAACCAGGTGTTCCTGGGGCATGACCTCGCAATCCGCAACTTCGGCTGGGCAGGTTGCACACTTGCCCATTTCCAGTTCAGCGCGCCAGCGGCTGAGAGTGTCCCGTTCCACGGGACGTGTTCCCTTGACCGTTCCGGGGCGGGTTGTGGTCACCACGTCCACCCGGTCGGGCTTGAGCCGCTTGCAAAAATCCGTCAGCAAGCCGAGGTTTTCGTCAGAGTCGTTGACTCCCTCGACAAGCAAAATTTCCAAAAATATCTTCCCGCTGAATTCCTTTCTGAATTTCAGCAGTCCCTGGGCCACGGCTTCGGGCGAAACCTCCCCGCAGGGACGGTTCACGCAGCAAAATTCCATTTCCACCAGGGAGTCCATGCTCGGCAGGACAATGTCCGCCAGGGCCAGTTCCGCCCGTACCTCGGGGTCGGTCATCAGGGTCGCGTTGGTCAGCACCGCGATGTCCGTGCCGGGAAAGAGGGTCCTTGCCCCGGCGATGACGTCCGCCATCTCCGAGTTAAGGCATGGCTCGCCCAGTCCTCCCAGCGTCACCACGTCCGGCGGGGTCAGTCCCTCCGCCTTCCAGGCCGCCAGTTCAATAAGGATGTCCGCCGCCGAAACATACGGTTTGCGTTCGAAGGTCAGGTTCCTGGTCGCCCCGACCTCGCAATAAATACAATTCATGGAACAGATGCGGTCACCCAGCAGGTCCAGCCCCAGGGAGCGGCCCAGCCGCCCGCTCAGTACGGGCCCGAAGACGTATTTGTATGCCATGGATTTTCTTCTCTCGCGGTCGGCGTCCACCCTTTGCGGCGGGCGAAGCAATCATCACAGGTTATTAAGGACCGGAGCGCGCATGTCAAGAGCGGAGTGGCGTAAAGGGTATTTCCTGGTTCGGTGTCGGAACGGCGTCACTCCTCCGCCGTTTCCCCTGCGAAGAAGGTGTCCGCCCAGGAAAAGGCGTGCTGGTAGCTGACCGCGACGGTGCCGGGCAGAAGGTTGAGGGCCTTGGCCTTGATGCCGACTTCGTCCCAGTCGGAGTTCTCAATGGCCCGCACGAGCTCAAGCCAGAGGCTGTAACGGTTGCTCTTTCCGCAGAGGGCGGCCTTGACCTGGTCATCCACGGGCAGGTGCTCGACGATGGACTCCATGCGGGTGTCGAGCATGGCGTCCAGCAGGGAGAAGAGACCGAGCATGAAGAGCTTGTCGGACTCCTCCTCGTAGCCTCCACCCAGGGCCGCTGTTTCAAATAGCTTGGCCCGGTGTGCGGAGATGTACGAGAGCTCCTTGCTCTTTTCCGTGGGCGTCATGTCCGTGAGGATGATCAGCCGCAGCCAGTTGCGGATGGGCTTCCAGCCTGCCAGGACCACGGCCTGGCGGATGGAGGTGACCTTGGTGGCGAAGCTGAAATTGGCGGAATTGAGGAAATTGAGCAGCCTGTAGGAAATGGACACGTCCGCCTCGATGGCCGTGGCCAGCGCGTCGAAGTCGGGCTCGTCCCGCTCGATGATCTTGAACAGCTTGAGGCGGGTGGCCTCGGCGGAAGTGATCTTGCGCCCGGACTCGGTGGAGGGGGACTTGAAAAAGTAACCGTGGAAGAGGTTGAAGCCGGCCTTCTTGGCCCGCTCGAGCTCTTCGGCGTCCTCAACGCGCTTGGCGAGGACCTGAGGCGAGCCGAGCTTCATGGCCATGCCTGCGATGGCGACAAGGGCCGCATCCTTTTTGCCGTGTATGTCGACGATGAGGATGTCTGCGGCCTCTGCCAGGGATTCGCACCCTGACCTGCCTTCAAAGTTGTTGATGGCGATTTCGTAGCCGGATTTCTTGAGATCCACGATGGCCGTCATCAGCTCCGGGCCGGCTTCGGCGGTCTCCTCCAGGATGATGACCGTGTTGGCCCAGGGGATGGCGTTGTGAACGCCTCTGATGACATCATCCGGGGTGAAGTGAATCATCAGGCGGGCACGATCGCCGCCCAGGCCGCCGCAGAGGGGCAGGTTGGCCACCAGGTTCATGGTCGCCTCGGAGTCGTCGGTGAAGACGGCCCGGTCCGCGTTGTCGGAGTCGCGGAAAAGCAGCATGTAGCCCCATGTTTCGTTGCGTTCATCGAAAATGGGCTGCCTGGCCACAAATATGGATTCGTATGCTCTTTCTTCGGTCATTCTACCCTCAATGCCGGACGAAGTCCGCCTATTGGACGGACCTTCCCATATTTCTCCCGTAGGAGTCAATAAATTGCGCCCGGAAGTCCCCGGCGGGAGCAAACCGCCCCCGGCGGCCCGATTGGACTTTCTTCTTTCGGGCGAGTGTATTATGTGATGTGCCATCAAACGAAGCATTTGTCATTACGGACAGACAAACCCGCCACGTCAAAGAGGTTCAGGATGCATATCGGCAAAGCCATACGTCTGGAGAGGATTTTCAACCGGAACACCGGAAAAACCATCATCGTGCCCATGGACCACGGCGTGACCGTCGGGCCCATCGCAGGGCTTGAGAAAATGCGCGACACGGTGACCAACCTTGTGGCCGGAGGCGCCAACGCCGGCTTGGTCCACAAAGGCCAGGTCAAGCTCGGCCACCGCATGCAGGGCCGGGACTTCGGGTGCATCGTCCACCTGTCCGCCGGAACCTGCCTGTCGCCGTTTCCCAACGTCAAGCGGCTGGTGACCACCGTTGAGGAGGCCATCCGCCTTGGAGCGGACGGTGTCTCCGTGCACGTCAACCTGGGCGACGAGACCGAAGGGCAGATGCTCAGCGACCTGGGCAGCGTGGCCGCTTCCGCCTCGGAATGGGGCATCCCGCTTCTGGCCATGGTCTATGCGCGCGGTCCCAAGGTCGAGGACGAATATGATCCCGAGGTCGTGGCCCACTGCGCCCGCGTCGGGGCCGAACTGGGAGCGGACGTGGTCAAGGTCAATTACACCGGCGACGCCGAAACCTTCGCCCACGTGGTGGACTGCGCCTGCGTGCCCGTTGTTATTGCCGGAGGGGCGAAGCTCGATTCCACCCGTGATTTCCTGGATATGGTCCGGGTTTCCATTGACGCGGGCGGGGCAGGGCTCTCCGTGGGACGCAACGTCTTCCAGCACGCCGATCCCACTCGGCTGGTGGAGGTCCTCAACCGGATCGTGCACCAGGGCATGGATGTGGACTCGGCGATTGAGGGATACGAAGACATTCTTTAAGTCTCCCTGCGCGTCAGGCAAGCGACGTCTTTACAACCGCCCCCCGCCGGATTCGTTCCGCAGGGGGCGGTTTTTTTCGTGCGACCAGCCGAGTCTGCCGGGGGAAGTTGTGTCCCCCCGGGGGCCACGGCTTCCGAGAGGTGGAATCCGGCATTGCGGAGGGCCCTGGCCGACGGCAATGGTTTGTCGCCCTTGCGTATCAAAATCATGGCTTGTTGCACTATGCTCCCGCATGGTGGCCCAAAGGTGCACTGCTGCATTGCCCGGCCGCCATGGTTTAGTTGTTTCTATAAATATCGTAAAAGCGATTTATAAATAAGGAAGACGGGGGTAAAAGTCCAGCTGATATTGCCAATTTTAGTACGTAATCACCTATTTTACTTTGATTTTTTATTTTTTTATTCTATAATATTTTGCCGCTGACATGGTGTTGCATGTACTTGTGATGCAAAAAGCGGAGCCTGTATTGTTGTAGTGCCGGGTAATATATTGTTTTAATGGAATGCTGTAGTCGAACGGCAAAAAGGCGCCCCATACAATTCAGTATGGGGCGCCTTTTTGCGAGTTGGAACGATTCTTACGCGTTTTCCGTCTTGAACACGAAAAGAGGCAGCTCCGCCAGAGTGTTCCATGCGTCACCTTCCTTGACCGCCACCCCCAGGGTGTGGCGGCCTTCCCTGTCCACCTGGAGGCCGGGGAGCTGGAAGTTCATTTTGTGCAGCACGGTCTGTCCGGGCGTGATCTCCTGGATGCCGAGCAGGGTGGGCTCGCCTTCCGGCGGAGTGAGGGTCAGGGAGACGGTGAACGGGGTTCCCTGGCCGTCCATCTCCCAGAGGCTGGCAAAGTACACCGGGGGGAGCATGGCCGGCAGTTCCGGGACCACGGCGTGCTCGATGGTCCTGATGAAGGACGTGGAGCTGGAGTCCTTGTCGATGATCAGGTCCGAGCAGATGAGAGAATAGATAAGGTTGGGCATGTGTCTCCTTACGGTTTGGTGTGGTGCTTGACCCCTTGCAGGGCCGAGAGCACTTTTTCGGGTAACGCGCCGACCACGTTCGGGTCAATCTCCACTAGCAGCAGCGCCGCCGCTACCTGCTGGCCGAAGGAGCCCTGCCCGATTGCCCGGCGCAGGGCAGGGGCAGCAGGAGCGCCGATGTCGGCCAGAGCCTTGAAGGCGAACTGGGCGAGCGGCGTTCCGGGACGGGAGAGCAGGCGCACCAGTACGGGTGCGGCCTTGCTGCCTATGCGTCCCGGTACGCAGGAGCCTGTCGCGCCGATGAGGGGCAGGTGGTGCAGGGCCACGGCCGGGTCCGGCCCGATAAGATCAACGGCCTCGGCGATGACGTGCATGGCCCGTTCGTCCTCGGTATCGAGGGCCCGAATCAATGCCGGGATCGCTCGCGATGCCTCCGGGCCTATGGTTCCGAGGAGCCAGGCGGCCTTGGCCCTGGCAAAGGTGTCTCCGGAGGCGAGGACGTGGCTCAGCGCATCCACTGCTCCCGCGCCCATCAGCCTGAGACCGAAGGCGGCAGCGTTGCGTACCCGGAAGTCGCTGCTCTCCAACCTTGCCGCAAGCCACGGAGCAGCGTTGCTCCCCAGGATGGCAAGGCCGTGCGCGGCCATGGATCTGGTCGACGGGTCAGGGTCGCCCAGGGCGCTGAGCAGGGTGTCCGAAGCCAGGCCGGGGTATGGCAGCAGGGCCAGGCCGATGACCGCGCCGCGTCGTTGTGCGGTGGTTCCTTTCCGGTACAGGGCGGTGAGCGGGGCTTGTGCCTCCTGTCCGTATAGTCTCAACTCCAGAGCGGCTTCGGTGCGTACGGAGCGGTCTTGCGGGTCGGCCAGCCTGAGCGCGAGGTCCTCCATGTCGGGTAGGGCCGGATGCCCGGCCGAGGCGCTGGCGGCTCCGGTAAGGGAGAGCAAGAGAATTGTACAAAGGATCGCGGATTGGCTTAAAGACAAAGTTTGTTTTTTGTCTATCATAAAAAGCTCCGGTAAATGCTGATTGGCTATTTGCGGCTCATGTCGCTCCAGGCCCAGACGACGTTGCCGCCGATGGCCCGGGAAATGTCGCCGTTGTAATCTCGCTCCAGCCGATAGGTGGCGGGGGGGAACTCACGGCTGTTGTCCGAGTAGAAGACCAGCTCCAGGTCGTTGTCCAGCCGCTTGGTGCAGACCCGGCGGAGCAAGGTTGCGCCGTTTTCTCCAGGCTCGCGCACGAGCATGATCCTGCCGGCCGGGGCGGGGTCGCGGTCGTTGCGGTCCACCAGCGCTATGTCCCCCGGTTGCAGGGCGGGCGCCATGGCCTGCTCGCTCCTGTCCACCTCCACGGCCACCAGGTTGGAGCGGAAGCGGAGCGACTCCTGGTGTCGCCAGACCAGAACCCATCCACCGATTCGTTCCTCCGGGATCAGGCCCGGGTCCGCCGCCACGGCTGCTGCCGTCAGGGGGACGGCCATGTAGTCCTCGGGTTCCAGGACGGGGGAGTTGCCGTTGTCCCGTCCTTCCGGGGGGCTTTGGAAGCAGACCTCTCTGGCCGCGTCCCCGGGTTCGTCCCCGAAGGAGACGGTCGCGCCGAGGCGGTCGAGGATATGGCCCAGGGAGTCCGTGTTCAGTCCTCGTTCCTTTTTCAGGAACCGGTTGAGCTGAGAGGGGTCGATGCCGAGGTCGTCGGCCATGCGCTTGTTGTTGGGGTAGCGCTTTCCCTTGCCGATGCGGCTGTTGAGCGCGTCGCGTACGTCGTCAGTGAAGCCCATGCTAGTCTCCGTTGAATGGTGCGGATTTCCACCTGGTTATACACTTTATTGGGCAGATGTCTAAAGATATTTGTCAAAATTTGTTGACTTTTAAATAGTCAAACGTCTATTAAGGGCGTGTCCAGATCGGGAACTCAGGAGGAAAATAGAATGAAATCATTGGACTTACTTCGAATAGAGCAAGGCGAAGACGGCACCTTCGGCGTGCTGCGGCTTGACGGCAAGGCCTGGTGCGTAACCCTGGAGCCTCAGGACCTGGGAAACGCCGAGAATGTCTCCTGCATTCCGGCCGGGCGCTACGTGTGCCGTCGCGTGCATTCACCTCATTTCGGGGAGACATTCCAGATTGCCGATGTGCCGGGCCGCTCGCACATTCTGTTGCATGCCGGCAATGTGGCCGGAGATACTCGCGGGTGTGTGCTTCTGGGGAGGCGATTCGGTTCCCTGGAGGGGTGTCGCGCCGTGCTCGACTCCGGACGGACCGTTGCCGAGTTCATGGCAGAACTGGCTGGAGAGGACGAGTTCTCCCTTGTCGTCAGGGATGTCTCCAGGGAGGCGGCGTGAACGACTTCTGTCTCAAGGGGGCCCGCGAAATATGTGATGCCGTGGGCGAA encodes the following:
- a CDS encoding EAL and HDOD domain-containing protein, with protein sequence MTEERAYESIFVARQPIFDERNETWGYMLLFRDSDNADRAVFTDDSEATMNLVANLPLCGGLGGDRARLMIHFTPDDVIRGVHNAIPWANTVIILEETAEAGPELMTAIVDLKKSGYEIAINNFEGRSGCESLAEAADILIVDIHGKKDAALVAIAGMAMKLGSPQVLAKRVEDAEELERAKKAGFNLFHGYFFKSPSTESGRKITSAEATRLKLFKIIERDEPDFDALATAIEADVSISYRLLNFLNSANFSFATKVTSIRQAVVLAGWKPIRNWLRLIILTDMTPTEKSKELSYISAHRAKLFETAALGGGYEEESDKLFMLGLFSLLDAMLDTRMESIVEHLPVDDQVKAALCGKSNRYSLWLELVRAIENSDWDEVGIKAKALNLLPGTVAVSYQHAFSWADTFFAGETAEE
- a CDS encoding transcription antitermination factor NusB, translated to MQVRSPKPLPPARRVALEALYRCLFSKQDIQAALDTALSHDAVDPRDAGLATELSYGYLRLKGRLNYVLSRFLKDPGKLPPKMHLAMGVAAYEILFLDKVPTYASVDWAVEFSKSKPGSRFSGLFNAVLRRVGELGDTAHDPDYYRKDASLPEFLTRWYSCPQWLSDLWWRAYGEEQATRYLEAQLKPPAVGINLYGHPYADEIFSELASAPEVIDIEGFSFALPPGMQIDGVPGPPLARQSFAARQALEALRPDTWGDPVWDACAGRGGKTRILREKGRKVFASDPHSGRLSALHRELPDVETFEANAATAVPPHKPATILLDLPCSGLGVLSRRPDTKWKRKTRDLDDLVKLQTEILDNAAQRVKRGGLIAVVTCTLNPDENEGLIRDFLEAQPGAVLETEWSTPSDSPLNEFFYGALLRIR
- a CDS encoding S24 family peptidase, whose translation is MGFTDDVRDALNSRIGKGKRYPNNKRMADDLGIDPSQLNRFLKKERGLNTDSLGHILDRLGATVSFGDEPGDAAREVCFQSPPEGRDNGNSPVLEPEDYMAVPLTAAAVAADPGLIPEERIGGWVLVWRHQESLRFRSNLVAVEVDRSEQAMAPALQPGDIALVDRNDRDPAPAGRIMLVREPGENGATLLRRVCTKRLDNDLELVFYSDNSREFPPATYRLERDYNGDISRAIGGNVVWAWSDMSRK
- a CDS encoding VOC family protein, encoding MSIKYVHTNLIARDWKRLAEFYEQVFGCKPLSARDLSGRWLDGVTGLDDAHITGMHMSLPGFGEGGPTLELFQYDAMPDHPDVRPNTPGFSHIAFLVDDVAAVAEAVIANGGRAVGELTSQEVPGVGVLTVQYLYDPEGNIVEVQNWDA
- a CDS encoding radical SAM protein, with product MAYKYVFGPVLSGRLGRSLGLDLLGDRICSMNCIYCEVGATRNLTFERKPYVSAADILIELAAWKAEGLTPPDVVTLGGLGEPCLNSEMADVIAGARTLFPGTDIAVLTNATLMTDPEVRAELALADIVLPSMDSLVEMEFCCVNRPCGEVSPEAVAQGLLKFRKEFSGKIFLEILLVEGVNDSDENLGLLTDFCKRLKPDRVDVVTTTRPGTVKGTRPVERDTLSRWRAELEMGKCATCPAEVADCEVMPQEHLVALVKASLLRRPQTVPQMAKALNADQKLIRRAVEALVCGGDVVSREDRGETFYHGTGHVLEE
- a CDS encoding 2-amino-3,7-dideoxy-D-threo-hept-6-ulosonate synthase; its protein translation is MHIGKAIRLERIFNRNTGKTIIVPMDHGVTVGPIAGLEKMRDTVTNLVAGGANAGLVHKGQVKLGHRMQGRDFGCIVHLSAGTCLSPFPNVKRLVTTVEEAIRLGADGVSVHVNLGDETEGQMLSDLGSVAASASEWGIPLLAMVYARGPKVEDEYDPEVVAHCARVGAELGADVVKVNYTGDAETFAHVVDCACVPVVIAGGAKLDSTRDFLDMVRVSIDAGGAGLSVGRNVFQHADPTRLVEVLNRIVHQGMDVDSAIEGYEDIL
- a CDS encoding Rne/Rng family ribonuclease, whose translation is MTAKKKRQKMFISVLPGEQVEVVIAEEGKVNEYYVEMVHQAKTKGNIYKGYIHNIDNGLQAAFINYGAERNGFLQIDEVHPEYYIGSPATKKGQRFPLMQKVLKPGQEILVQVVKEPTGKKGAFMTSYLSLPGRSFVYTVGRSQMGVSRKIENEKERVRLKKVLESFETTEGVGLIARTAAVGQSKAALERDFKYLNRLWTDIRANAQKEKAPAMVYQELGLAARAVRDYLTSDVTEIWVDDAETFEQVQQFVKLAFPRKNNLAKLHEDTDLSLLERFNLVKQVQEIYSREASMPSGGRLVFDATEALTAVDINSGKIGGERNFQKMALKTNVEAAREIARQLRLRDIGGQVVIDFIEMKSAKDCREVEKVMRAEMKNDRARTDVSRISSFGLMELVRQRLGSSAIAISTEPCPCCKGTGIRRNMEWQALQALKEIHRDIRKPTVDVVDYTCEEELAIYLLNNKRKILAELEESFGKSVHIDIEYEYDE
- a CDS encoding DUF5675 family protein; translated protein: MKSLDLLRIEQGEDGTFGVLRLDGKAWCVTLEPQDLGNAENVSCIPAGRYVCRRVHSPHFGETFQIADVPGRSHILLHAGNVAGDTRGCVLLGRRFGSLEGCRAVLDSGRTVAEFMAELAGEDEFSLVVRDVSREAA
- a CDS encoding HEAT repeat domain-containing protein → MLSLTGAASASAGHPALPDMEDLALRLADPQDRSVRTEAALELRLYGQEAQAPLTALYRKGTTAQRRGAVIGLALLPYPGLASDTLLSALGDPDPSTRSMAAHGLAILGSNAAPWLAARLESSDFRVRNAAAFGLRLMGAGAVDALSHVLASGDTFARAKAAWLLGTIGPEASRAIPALIRALDTEDERAMHVIAEAVDLIGPDPAVALHHLPLIGATGSCVPGRIGSKAAPVLVRLLSRPGTPLAQFAFKALADIGAPAAPALRRAIGQGSFGQQVAAALLLVEIDPNVVGALPEKVLSALQGVKHHTKP